A section of the Spirosoma pollinicola genome encodes:
- the rfaE2 gene encoding D-glycero-beta-D-manno-heptose 1-phosphate adenylyltransferase, which produces MTESKILTREKAIQQAEKWRAEGQQIVFTNGCFDIVHLGHIDYLEKARSLGNRLILGLNTDESVSCIKGPLRPVVNEYARARLMAALEFVDAVTLFGEPTPLELIEAVKPDVLVKGDDYTVATIVGADFVLGRGGRVETVALVPGYSTTKLIDRIKASY; this is translated from the coding sequence ATGACCGAATCTAAAATTTTAACGAGGGAGAAGGCAATTCAACAAGCCGAAAAATGGCGAGCCGAAGGCCAGCAAATCGTTTTTACCAACGGCTGCTTCGACATCGTTCATCTCGGCCACATCGATTACCTCGAAAAAGCCCGCAGCCTGGGCAACCGCCTGATTCTGGGCCTGAATACCGACGAGTCTGTTAGCTGTATAAAAGGCCCATTACGCCCTGTCGTGAATGAATACGCTCGCGCCCGGCTCATGGCTGCCCTCGAATTTGTCGATGCGGTTACGCTCTTTGGCGAGCCAACACCTCTCGAACTAATTGAGGCAGTAAAACCCGATGTACTCGTGAAAGGCGATGATTATACAGTTGCCACAATTGTTGGGGCCGACTTTGTTTTAGGCCGGGGTGGCCGTGTCGAAACGGTTGCGCTTGTGCCGGGCTATTCGACTACAAAACTCATCGACCGCATAAAGGCGAGTTACTAG
- a CDS encoding phage holin family protein — MNLILHLLLDAAVIFGLAYLMPQVDVKNFGTAILIAVLLGLLNFVIGWLIRFPLNLVTFFLLTGIVRIIVTAVLLKLIDSFLDSFTIVGFWPALVIALAVAVAGTLIDRSAPTQEMVNSGYVVSVLTDLRMG; from the coding sequence ATGAATCTAATCCTACATTTATTACTCGATGCCGCTGTCATTTTCGGTCTGGCGTATCTGATGCCACAAGTTGATGTTAAAAACTTTGGAACAGCTATTCTGATTGCTGTTTTGTTGGGCTTACTCAACTTCGTTATTGGCTGGCTTATTCGGTTTCCGCTTAATTTAGTTACGTTTTTCTTGTTGACCGGCATCGTTCGAATCATCGTCACAGCTGTTTTGCTGAAGCTAATTGATAGCTTTCTGGACAGTTTCACGATTGTTGGATTCTGGCCTGCGCTTGTTATTGCGCTGGCAGTAGCCGTTGCCGGAACGCTTATTGACCGCTCCGCCCCAACGCAGGAAATGGTAAACTCCGGCTATGTGGTTAGCGTATTGACGGATTTACGAATGGGATAA
- a CDS encoding 3-keto-disaccharide hydrolase, whose product MNYLRFPANGITFRPPLTLGLLALTLTLNAPSVDAGINPHNPSVAQPTHLLKKGKWETLFDGKTLSGWHVYLKEGQPVTEKWTVDDGAIHLTAGGVGDLVTNKEYGNFELEIEWKIAEGGNSGIIFHVHEDPQFKATYQTGPEMQVLDNERHPDAKQGRDGNRTAGSLYDLQKPVTLGAAKPAGEWNKARLVINNGKAEQYLNGKKTAEYPTSGPEWDKMVSESKFKGWEGFGKYATGHIALQDHGNKVWYRNIRIREL is encoded by the coding sequence ATGAACTATCTGCGTTTTCCAGCAAATGGTATTACATTTCGGCCACCGCTAACGCTTGGTCTGCTGGCTCTCACTCTGACACTTAACGCTCCATCTGTCGATGCGGGCATCAATCCCCACAATCCATCTGTTGCTCAACCAACTCATCTGTTGAAGAAAGGCAAATGGGAAACGCTGTTCGATGGTAAAACCCTGTCGGGTTGGCATGTTTACCTGAAAGAAGGACAGCCTGTGACCGAGAAATGGACTGTTGATGATGGGGCTATTCACCTTACGGCGGGTGGTGTTGGTGATTTAGTGACAAACAAAGAGTACGGCAACTTTGAGCTGGAAATCGAGTGGAAAATTGCCGAGGGTGGAAATAGTGGTATTATTTTCCACGTTCACGAGGACCCCCAGTTTAAGGCTACTTATCAAACGGGTCCTGAAATGCAGGTGCTTGATAACGAGCGTCACCCGGATGCTAAACAGGGGCGGGATGGTAACCGTACGGCGGGTTCGCTCTATGATCTACAAAAGCCCGTTACACTCGGAGCAGCTAAACCGGCAGGTGAATGGAACAAGGCTCGTTTGGTCATCAACAATGGCAAAGCGGAGCAGTACCTGAACGGCAAAAAAACCGCCGAATATCCAACCAGTGGCCCCGAGTGGGATAAAATGGTATCGGAGAGTAAATTTAAAGGGTGGGAAGGCTTTGGTAAATATGCTACCGGCCATATTGCCTTGCAGGATCATGGCAATAAGGTATGGTACCGCAATATTCGGATACGCGAACTGTAA
- a CDS encoding zinc metallopeptidase, producing the protein MILIFGASAFVSWRLRSKFNEYSQIGLSNGLSGAEVAQRMLNENGIYDVRVVSVEGMLTDNYNPQEKTVNLSADVYYGRSVASAAVAAHECGHAVQHQKAYAPLKLRSAMVPVLTFSSRYMQWILLGGILLLRTTPLPLAVGVGLFALTTFFSFITLPVEFDASRRALAWIQTRGIVNEREYGFAKDALWWAAMTYVVAALGSLATLLYYASILMGGRRSN; encoded by the coding sequence ATGATTCTTATCTTCGGTGCCAGTGCATTCGTGAGCTGGCGGTTACGAAGCAAGTTTAATGAATACTCACAAATTGGCTTGAGCAACGGCCTGAGCGGTGCCGAAGTGGCCCAGAGAATGCTGAATGAAAACGGCATTTACGACGTTCGCGTTGTTTCTGTCGAAGGTATGCTCACCGATAATTACAACCCACAGGAAAAAACCGTTAACCTCAGCGCCGACGTGTATTATGGCCGTAGTGTTGCTTCAGCAGCCGTAGCTGCCCACGAGTGCGGTCACGCTGTGCAGCATCAGAAAGCCTATGCACCGCTCAAACTTCGGTCGGCAATGGTGCCGGTGTTGACGTTTTCATCACGGTATATGCAGTGGATATTGCTGGGGGGTATTCTGCTACTTCGGACAACCCCGCTTCCGCTGGCAGTGGGCGTTGGTCTGTTTGCGCTAACAACCTTTTTTAGCTTTATAACACTACCTGTTGAGTTCGACGCCAGCCGTCGGGCACTGGCCTGGATTCAAACGCGCGGTATTGTGAATGAACGCGAATATGGCTTTGCCAAAGATGCACTCTGGTGGGCCGCCATGACTTACGTCGTAGCCGCGCTGGGTTCACTGGCAACCTTACTTTACTACGCGAGCATTTTAATGGGTGGCCGACGAAGCAACTAA
- a CDS encoding lysylphosphatidylglycerol synthase transmembrane domain-containing protein, which yields MNLKNIIKYIVSLAIAGGLLLFTFQQSHLDAADLWQKIKGADYRWVLLSAVFTIVAHWSRAERWRILLEPVVPQRTNSLDTTASVLTGYLANLALPRAGEVARCGTLYRLSGVPINVSFGTVVAERLFDLLMLILLLGTTFILEFDRLSQFFMEFIGGKLPKGSSGSGVLLLAVAVVLGLALLGWFLFSRYREALGRHPLYQKVSAFAKGLLEGLLSVRKIRRPGAFVFYTLLIWAMYYLMSFSLFFAMPATANLGPLAGLTILVVGSLGMAAPTPGGIGSFHLLVGQVALLYGLTSQDGQVLATFIHGVSTIMIIILGIISLLVVLFRSNKTTMAMDVLDDPKAIKLER from the coding sequence ATGAATCTCAAAAACATTATCAAGTACATTGTCTCGCTGGCCATTGCCGGGGGGCTACTCTTGTTTACATTCCAGCAAAGTCACCTCGACGCAGCAGATTTGTGGCAAAAAATAAAGGGCGCCGATTATCGATGGGTGTTACTATCGGCGGTATTTACCATTGTAGCACACTGGAGCCGGGCAGAACGCTGGCGTATTCTATTGGAACCGGTCGTACCGCAACGCACAAATTCGCTCGATACAACAGCCAGTGTATTAACAGGTTATCTAGCCAATTTAGCCCTGCCCCGTGCGGGCGAAGTAGCCCGTTGTGGTACGCTTTACCGGCTGTCGGGCGTGCCGATTAATGTTAGTTTCGGTACAGTTGTAGCCGAACGCTTGTTCGATCTACTGATGCTGATCCTTTTACTAGGTACTACGTTTATTCTGGAATTTGACCGATTGAGCCAATTCTTCATGGAATTTATTGGCGGCAAGCTCCCCAAAGGCTCTAGTGGTTCCGGGGTATTGCTGCTGGCAGTTGCCGTTGTATTGGGTCTGGCATTGCTGGGATGGTTTTTGTTTAGTCGGTACCGGGAGGCACTGGGTCGTCATCCGCTCTACCAAAAAGTTAGTGCCTTTGCAAAAGGACTACTGGAAGGCTTGTTAAGTGTTCGAAAAATTCGTCGGCCGGGGGCATTTGTATTTTATACGCTGCTGATCTGGGCGATGTATTACCTCATGTCGTTCTCGTTATTCTTTGCCATGCCCGCAACAGCAAACTTAGGCCCACTGGCGGGTCTGACGATTTTGGTGGTTGGTTCCTTAGGTATGGCAGCTCCAACACCGGGCGGCATTGGTTCTTTCCACCTCTTGGTAGGCCAAGTAGCACTGCTGTATGGCCTTACCAGCCAGGATGGGCAAGTACTGGCTACCTTCATTCATGGTGTGTCGACAATAATGATTATTATTCTGGGCATTATTTCGCTGTTGGTGGTCCTGTTCCGAAGCAATAAAACAACCATGGCTATGGACGTGCTGGACGACCCCAAAGCAATCAAACTTGAGCGGTAA
- the panD gene encoding aspartate 1-decarboxylase: MFVTVLKSKLHRVKVTQAELNYVGSITIDEDLMDAANLLENEQVHIVNNNNGERLITYVIKGERGSGIICLNGAAARRAQVGDIVIIIAYAMMTAEEARMHKPTVVFPNENNQLVNG; encoded by the coding sequence ATGTTTGTTACCGTATTAAAATCAAAATTGCACCGAGTTAAAGTCACGCAGGCTGAACTAAACTATGTTGGCAGCATCACCATTGATGAAGACCTGATGGACGCGGCCAACTTACTCGAAAACGAACAGGTTCATATTGTTAACAATAACAACGGCGAACGGCTCATTACTTATGTTATTAAAGGCGAGCGCGGTTCCGGAATTATCTGCCTGAATGGGGCAGCCGCCCGCCGGGCACAGGTTGGCGATATTGTCATTATCATAGCATACGCCATGATGACCGCAGAAGAAGCTAGGATGCACAAGCCAACCGTAGTTTTCCCAAATGAGAATAACCAATTAGTGAACGGATAG
- the moeB gene encoding molybdopterin-synthase adenylyltransferase MoeB yields the protein MEATTLVPAEKQRYQKHLNLPEIGTKGQLRLKNARVLVVGAGGLGCPVLLYLTAAGVGTIGVIDPDVVDLSNLQRQVLYTTDEVGKPKVKAAINHLNRLNPDITFDTFTTALDITNARAIIDAYDIVVDCTDNFKVRYLVNDVCVAQGKPFVYGAIHRFEGQVAVLNADLGDGKRGPTYRCLFPEYPNDIEIPNCNDTGVLGVLPGVIGTYQANEVIKLITDIGQSLGEHLLMVDLLNMSQQKIKTKRRADAEKIAREGLISAGSRPNPAALGPQKISVQELADRLALGEDLFLLDVRERPEFELCHLEGAVLIPVGMIPNNRKRIPTDKPVIVYCHHGIRSANVAQYLYAQGGLTNLFNLDGGINAWARDIEPEMAIY from the coding sequence ATGGAAGCGACAACATTGGTACCTGCCGAAAAACAACGTTATCAGAAGCATTTAAACTTACCGGAAATTGGCACAAAGGGCCAGTTAAGGCTCAAAAATGCCCGTGTTCTGGTAGTGGGCGCGGGTGGTCTGGGTTGCCCGGTACTGCTATACTTAACAGCGGCCGGGGTAGGTACAATTGGTGTCATTGATCCTGATGTTGTTGACCTTAGCAATCTGCAACGGCAAGTTCTTTACACGACCGATGAGGTTGGTAAACCTAAAGTGAAGGCCGCGATAAACCATTTAAACCGACTTAATCCAGACATCACGTTCGATACATTCACAACGGCTCTGGACATCACGAACGCCCGCGCCATTATTGACGCGTATGATATTGTAGTGGACTGCACCGATAATTTCAAGGTACGCTACTTAGTGAATGACGTATGCGTTGCGCAGGGTAAACCCTTCGTGTATGGGGCCATTCATCGATTTGAGGGTCAGGTGGCAGTACTAAATGCCGACCTCGGCGATGGGAAACGGGGCCCTACTTACCGGTGCCTTTTCCCGGAGTACCCAAACGACATTGAAATTCCCAATTGTAATGATACAGGTGTATTGGGCGTATTGCCTGGCGTTATTGGCACCTACCAGGCCAACGAAGTCATAAAACTTATTACAGACATTGGTCAGTCGCTTGGTGAACACCTGCTTATGGTCGATCTGCTGAACATGAGTCAGCAAAAGATTAAAACAAAGCGCCGGGCCGACGCGGAGAAGATTGCCCGCGAAGGCTTGATTTCGGCGGGCTCCAGACCTAATCCTGCTGCTTTAGGTCCGCAAAAAATATCCGTTCAGGAATTAGCAGATCGGCTGGCATTGGGCGAAGACCTCTTCCTGCTCGATGTGCGCGAACGTCCCGAGTTCGAACTTTGCCATCTGGAAGGAGCCGTTCTGATTCCGGTGGGCATGATTCCCAACAACCGGAAACGTATTCCGACCGACAAGCCAGTTATTGTTTATTGCCATCACGGTATCCGGTCGGCCAACGTAGCTCAATACCTCTACGCACAGGGTGGCCTGACAAATCTTTTCAATTTGGATGGGGGAATTAACGCCTGGGCGCGGGATATTGAACCCGAGATGGCTATTTATTAG